One genomic region from Conexibacter woesei DSM 14684 encodes:
- a CDS encoding ribonuclease J, with protein MSGGTLRVLPLGGLGEIGKNMTVVEYDDRIVVVDTGLRFPTAEQMGIDLVLPDFTYLRDRVEDIEAIVITHGHEDHLGALPWVLRELGTEDAPPVYGGPLAMAMARSKLDEHRIRDVVLEDVPDGETIEAGPFDIELIHMTHSIPDSNAVAITTDVGTVLITGDYKFDQTPVDGRPADMSRLAELGRDGVLLLCGDSTNADRPGYSPSEAGVGPHLEEVFSRCEGRIIVTSFASNIHRVQQVVDAAAALGRKVALVGRSMRKNVNIGRSLGHIELPDGILVQPREIDQFPDERIVIISTGSQGEPLSALRRMAHNDHRQVRLHAGDSVVFSATPIPGNERAVNETIDRLYHIGCDVITTADAPVHASGHGYQEELKLMLNLTRPRYVLPMHGDFKRIHLHAQLAESVGIDPDAIFQGENGLPLELDERGARWGDKVQSGMIFVDGVDIGDPADVALRDRRMLSADGIFIVVATISEQDGSSVAPPEVIFRGVPFLEQADELIEEIRGAVEDSLDAAAKDRVREVDLLQQQLHDDLAAFVYDRLKRRPMVLPVVVEV; from the coding sequence GTGAGCGGCGGAACGCTTCGCGTCCTGCCGCTCGGCGGCCTGGGCGAGATCGGGAAGAACATGACGGTCGTCGAGTACGACGACCGCATCGTCGTCGTCGACACCGGCCTGCGCTTCCCGACGGCCGAACAGATGGGGATCGACCTCGTCCTGCCGGACTTCACGTACCTGAGGGACCGCGTCGAGGACATCGAGGCGATCGTCATCACGCACGGCCACGAGGACCATCTCGGCGCGTTGCCGTGGGTCCTGCGCGAGCTGGGAACCGAGGACGCGCCGCCCGTCTACGGCGGTCCGCTTGCGATGGCGATGGCGCGCTCGAAGCTCGACGAGCACCGCATCAGAGACGTCGTGCTGGAGGACGTCCCGGACGGCGAGACGATCGAGGCCGGACCGTTCGACATCGAGCTGATCCACATGACGCACTCGATCCCGGACTCGAACGCCGTCGCGATCACGACTGACGTCGGCACCGTCCTGATAACCGGCGACTACAAGTTCGACCAGACGCCGGTCGACGGCCGCCCGGCCGACATGTCGCGGCTCGCCGAGCTGGGCCGTGACGGCGTGCTGCTGCTGTGCGGCGACTCGACGAACGCCGACCGCCCGGGCTACTCGCCCTCGGAGGCCGGCGTCGGCCCGCACCTCGAAGAGGTCTTCAGCCGCTGCGAGGGCCGCATCATCGTCACCTCGTTCGCGTCGAACATCCACCGCGTCCAGCAGGTCGTCGACGCGGCGGCCGCGCTCGGTCGCAAGGTCGCGCTGGTCGGCCGGTCGATGCGCAAGAACGTCAACATCGGCCGTTCGCTGGGCCACATCGAGCTGCCCGACGGCATCCTCGTCCAGCCGCGCGAGATCGACCAGTTCCCCGACGAGCGGATCGTGATCATCTCGACCGGCTCCCAGGGCGAGCCGTTGTCGGCGCTGCGCCGCATGGCGCACAACGACCACCGCCAGGTGAGATTGCACGCGGGCGACAGCGTCGTCTTCTCCGCCACGCCGATCCCGGGCAACGAGCGCGCCGTCAACGAGACGATCGACCGCCTCTACCACATCGGCTGCGACGTCATCACGACCGCCGACGCGCCCGTCCACGCCTCCGGGCACGGGTACCAGGAGGAGCTGAAGCTGATGCTCAACCTGACGCGGCCCAGATACGTGCTGCCGATGCACGGCGACTTCAAGCGGATCCACCTGCACGCGCAGCTGGCCGAGTCGGTCGGGATCGACCCCGACGCGATCTTCCAGGGCGAGAACGGCCTGCCGCTGGAGCTCGACGAGCGCGGCGCGCGCTGGGGCGACAAGGTCCAATCCGGGATGATCTTCGTCGACGGCGTCGACATCGGCGATCCGGCCGACGTCGCGCTGCGCGACCGCCGGATGCTGTCGGCCGACGGCATCTTCATCGTCGTCGCGACGATCTCCGAGCAGGACGGCTCCTCCGTCGCGCCGCCCGAGGTGATCTTCCGCGGCGTCCCGTTCCTCGAGCAGGCCGACGAGCTGATCGAGGAGATCCGCGGCGCCGTCGAGGACTCGCTCGACGCCGCCGCCAAGGACAGAGTGCGCGAGGTCGACCTGCTCCAGCAGCAGCTCCACGACGACCTCGCCGCGTTCGTCTACGACCGTCTCAAGCGCCGCCCGATGGTGCTGCCGGTCGTCGTCGAGGTCTGA
- a CDS encoding sensor histidine kinase, giving the protein MSLDSSIRSAAQATYSAYRRVPTRWRLAGGSAALTFVILCGFAIIVGFLTTRQIRIQFNDSVRASADYVQQNARVGFDEQTASPDCGTLPDIANADGAKVRVYWAASFESSPFTEMCAFGGRNPRSPTFTVEGGKEQHGYRVEIRQIAVGPQFQGQAPLAGIVIYARPVSATKATVAKVRFFLVLGALGGTALALAAGLLVARRAMTPIAELTASAREIARTRDPSRHLPQPEADDEVAELARTLDGMLEALDSARTETEATLARQREFVADASHELRTPLTSVLANLELLEETLQGDQRDAAASALRSSRRMRRLVADLLLLARADAGRVVPHRPTDLSEILLDVASELEPVTGDHELSVEADGAAVVSGARDELHRLALNLIENALRHTPPGTHVHASLAHDGGDVVLTVRDDGPGIPLELRERLFERFVRGNGDGGGGSGLGLAIVRAVAVSHGGDVTVDAPTGGGARFTVRLPAAEQAARDEAPAGA; this is encoded by the coding sequence GTGAGCCTCGACTCCTCCATACGATCCGCGGCGCAGGCTACGTACTCCGCGTACCGTAGGGTCCCGACCCGCTGGCGGCTCGCCGGCGGCTCGGCGGCGCTGACGTTCGTGATCCTCTGCGGCTTCGCGATCATCGTCGGCTTTCTCACGACGCGACAGATCCGGATCCAGTTCAACGACTCGGTGCGGGCGTCGGCCGACTACGTGCAGCAGAACGCGAGAGTCGGGTTCGACGAGCAGACCGCCTCGCCGGACTGCGGCACGCTGCCGGACATCGCGAACGCGGACGGCGCGAAGGTCCGCGTGTACTGGGCCGCCTCGTTCGAGTCGAGCCCGTTCACGGAGATGTGCGCGTTCGGCGGCCGCAACCCGAGATCGCCGACGTTCACCGTCGAGGGCGGCAAGGAGCAGCACGGCTACCGCGTCGAGATCCGCCAGATCGCTGTCGGCCCGCAGTTCCAGGGACAGGCGCCGCTCGCCGGCATCGTGATCTACGCCCGGCCCGTCTCGGCGACGAAGGCGACCGTCGCGAAGGTGCGCTTCTTCCTCGTGCTCGGCGCGCTCGGCGGCACCGCGCTGGCGCTCGCGGCCGGACTGCTCGTCGCGCGCCGCGCGATGACGCCGATCGCCGAGCTGACCGCGAGCGCGCGCGAGATCGCGCGCACGCGCGATCCGAGTCGCCACCTCCCCCAGCCCGAGGCCGACGACGAGGTCGCCGAGCTGGCGCGCACGCTCGACGGGATGCTGGAGGCGCTCGACTCCGCGCGGACCGAGACGGAGGCGACGCTCGCGCGCCAGCGCGAGTTCGTCGCCGACGCCTCGCACGAGCTGCGCACGCCGCTGACCTCGGTGCTCGCGAACCTCGAGCTGCTGGAGGAGACGCTGCAGGGCGACCAGCGCGACGCGGCCGCCTCGGCGCTGCGCTCCTCGCGCCGGATGCGGCGGCTGGTCGCCGACCTGCTGCTGCTGGCACGTGCCGACGCCGGCCGTGTCGTCCCCCACCGTCCGACCGACCTGTCGGAGATCCTGCTCGACGTCGCATCCGAGCTGGAGCCGGTCACGGGCGACCACGAGCTGTCGGTCGAGGCCGACGGCGCGGCGGTCGTCTCCGGCGCCCGCGACGAGCTGCACCGGCTCGCGCTCAACCTGATCGAGAACGCGCTGCGCCACACGCCGCCGGGCACGCACGTGCACGCCTCGCTCGCGCACGACGGCGGCGACGTCGTCCTGACCGTCCGCGACGACGGACCGGGGATCCCGCTGGAGCTGCGCGAGCGGCTGTTCGAGCGCTTCGTGCGCGGGAACGGCGACGGCGGCGGCGGCTCGGGCCTCGGCCTCGCGATCGTGCGCGCGGTCGCGGTCTCCCACGGCGGCGACGTGACGGTCGACGCGCCGACTGGCGGCGGCGCACGCTTCACCGTCCGCCTGCCGGCAGCCGAGCAGGCGGCGCGCGACGAGGCACCGGCGGGCGCCTAG
- a CDS encoding response regulator transcription factor, whose protein sequence is MSDYARPARVLVVEDDDEIAQVLQRSLRMEGYDVRTAGDGVSALDEAHSFLPDLVILDLGLPKLDGIDVARTLRRGDDVPILMLTARDALESRVEGLDAGADDYLVKPFERQELLARLRALLRRRPPRGSAPLVVGDLRLNPDTHEVHRGERSIELTQREFELLEYLMRNERIVISRQRLLDEVWGYDPFSTTNTIEVFVSNLRRKLEADGEPRLLHTIRGAGYVLRVP, encoded by the coding sequence ATGAGCGACTACGCCCGCCCCGCCCGCGTCCTGGTCGTCGAGGACGACGACGAGATCGCCCAGGTTCTCCAGCGCTCGCTGCGCATGGAGGGCTACGACGTCCGCACCGCCGGCGACGGCGTCAGCGCGCTCGACGAGGCGCACTCGTTCCTGCCCGACCTCGTGATCCTCGACCTCGGGCTGCCGAAGCTCGACGGCATCGACGTCGCCAGAACGCTGCGCAGAGGCGACGACGTGCCGATCCTGATGCTGACCGCGCGCGACGCGCTCGAATCGCGCGTGGAGGGCCTCGACGCCGGTGCCGACGACTACCTCGTCAAGCCGTTCGAGCGCCAAGAGCTGCTCGCGCGGCTGCGCGCGCTGCTGCGGCGGCGCCCGCCGCGCGGCTCGGCGCCGCTCGTCGTCGGCGACCTGCGGCTCAACCCGGACACGCACGAGGTGCACCGCGGCGAGCGCTCGATCGAGCTGACGCAGCGCGAGTTCGAGCTGCTGGAGTACCTGATGCGCAACGAGCGGATCGTGATCTCCCGGCAGCGGCTGCTCGACGAGGTGTGGGGCTACGACCCCTTCTCCACGACGAACACGATCGAGGTGTTCGTCTCGAACCTGCGACGGAAGCTGGAAGCGGACGGTGAGCCTCGACTCCTCCATACGATCCGCGGCGCAGGCTACGTACTCCGCGTACCGTAG
- a CDS encoding M16 family metallopeptidase: MTDHRITELDSGVRIVTEGMPSVRSVSLGYWIGTGSRGETDAQAGLSHLIEHLLFKGSSRYQSLEIDQIFDGMGAELNAGTGKETTSVYSRVIDEHLDLAFDVMSDMVFRPAFEDVDSEREVILEEIAMYEDDPQDKVFDVLGQAVFGDHPLGRSIIGSADVVAGTPVDAIKAFHDSRYVASNVVLAAAGAVDHDQLVELAATRVPNGGRSADAPQPLPAPAQHAPRVRFERKDTEQYHVCLGGTGIARDDERRFALRVLDTIFGGTSSSRLFQEVREKRGLAYAVYSFTGQFADTGQIGLYVGTRSDNLAPALEVVAQELERLRREPATADELARAKENLKGRVVLSLESTGSRMNRLGSALLSDVPLLSVDEVVEQIDAVSLDAVAQLAEELFAPEQLSTAGIGPDEDVFRAALGPLSSTAVEA, encoded by the coding sequence ATGACCGACCACCGGATCACCGAGCTGGACTCAGGCGTGCGGATCGTGACGGAGGGCATGCCCTCCGTCCGGTCCGTCTCGCTCGGGTACTGGATCGGCACCGGCTCGCGGGGCGAGACCGACGCGCAGGCGGGGCTCTCGCACCTGATCGAGCACCTGCTGTTCAAGGGCAGCAGCAGATATCAGTCGCTCGAGATCGACCAGATCTTCGACGGCATGGGCGCGGAGCTGAACGCCGGCACGGGCAAGGAGACGACCTCCGTCTACTCGCGCGTGATCGACGAGCACCTCGACCTCGCGTTCGACGTGATGAGCGACATGGTCTTCAGACCCGCGTTCGAGGACGTCGACAGCGAGCGCGAGGTGATCCTCGAAGAGATCGCGATGTACGAGGACGACCCGCAGGACAAGGTCTTCGACGTGCTCGGCCAGGCCGTCTTCGGCGACCACCCGCTCGGCCGCTCGATCATCGGCAGCGCCGACGTCGTCGCCGGCACGCCGGTCGACGCGATCAAGGCGTTCCACGACTCCCGCTACGTCGCGTCGAACGTCGTGCTCGCCGCGGCGGGCGCCGTCGACCACGACCAGCTCGTCGAGCTGGCCGCGACGCGCGTCCCCAACGGCGGCCGCAGCGCGGACGCGCCGCAGCCGCTGCCGGCGCCGGCGCAGCACGCGCCGCGCGTGCGCTTCGAGCGCAAGGACACCGAGCAGTACCACGTCTGCCTCGGCGGGACGGGGATCGCGCGCGACGATGAGCGGCGCTTCGCGCTGCGCGTGCTCGACACGATCTTCGGCGGGACGTCGTCCTCGCGGCTGTTCCAGGAGGTGCGCGAGAAGCGCGGGCTCGCCTACGCCGTCTACTCGTTCACCGGGCAGTTCGCCGACACGGGCCAGATCGGCCTCTACGTCGGGACGCGCAGCGACAACCTGGCTCCGGCGCTCGAGGTCGTCGCGCAGGAGCTGGAGCGGCTGCGCCGTGAGCCGGCGACCGCCGACGAGCTGGCGCGCGCGAAGGAGAACCTGAAGGGCCGTGTCGTGCTGTCGCTCGAATCGACCGGCTCGCGCATGAACCGGCTCGGCTCGGCGCTGCTGAGCGACGTGCCGCTGCTGTCGGTCGACGAGGTCGTCGAGCAGATCGACGCCGTCTCGCTCGACGCGGTCGCGCAGCTGGCGGAGGAGCTGTTCGCCCCTGAGCAGCTGTCGACGGCCGGCATCGGTCCCGACGAGGACGTCTTCAGAGCGGCGCTGGGGCCGCTCTCTTCTACCGCCGTGGAGGCATAG
- a CDS encoding 4-hydroxy-tetrahydrodipicolinate reductase: MIRVAVAGAAGRMGATVCDAVDGAEDMELTGRADPALGTTLAEVLPDADVVVDFTRPDTALPNALECVAAGVHVVIGTSGFDIEPLRTATGANVFFGPNFAIGAVLMTKFAAEAAKYMDKAEIVELHHDRKLDKPSGTAAHTAQLMAQATGGEAPPIHSIRLPGLVAHQEVIFGALGQTLTIRHDSIDRLSFMPGVLLAVRRVAGLEQSPVVGLEHLL; encoded by the coding sequence GTGATTCGAGTCGCCGTCGCCGGTGCCGCCGGCCGCATGGGAGCCACCGTCTGCGACGCCGTCGACGGCGCCGAGGACATGGAGCTGACCGGCCGCGCCGACCCGGCGCTCGGCACGACGCTCGCGGAGGTGCTGCCGGACGCCGACGTCGTGGTCGACTTCACGCGGCCCGACACGGCGCTTCCCAACGCGCTGGAGTGCGTCGCGGCCGGCGTCCACGTCGTGATCGGGACGTCCGGCTTCGACATCGAGCCGCTCCGGACGGCAACCGGCGCGAACGTCTTCTTCGGTCCGAACTTCGCGATCGGCGCCGTGCTGATGACGAAGTTCGCCGCCGAGGCGGCGAAGTACATGGACAAGGCCGAGATCGTCGAGCTGCACCACGACAGAAAGCTCGACAAGCCGAGCGGAACCGCGGCGCACACGGCGCAGCTGATGGCGCAGGCGACCGGGGGAGAGGCGCCGCCGATCCACTCGATCCGGCTGCCCGGCCTGGTCGCCCACCAGGAAGTGATCTTCGGCGCGCTCGGCCAGACGCTGACGATCCGCCACGACTCGATCGACCGCCTGTCGTTCATGCCCGGCGTGCTGCTCGCCGTGCGCAGAGTCGCCGGCCTGGAGCAGTCGCCGGTCGTCGGGCTCGAGCACCTGCTCTAG
- the dapA gene encoding 4-hydroxy-tetrahydrodipicolinate synthase, whose amino-acid sequence MSGLGAILTAMVTPFDAQLRVDEDATVALMNHLVAHGSDGLVLCGTTGETATLTDTEHLRVIELGVEAMKGRASIVAGVGSNDTRHAVHLTERATELGADALLHVTPYYVRPNRRGIVRHFEECAKATDKPIVVYNIPARTGTDMPNDLLAELAQIDNVVAVKQANPDNLAPVDGLEIYAGNDDMLCDVLEMGGAGGILVASHVVGPQMRRLVDEPARRRELDAELHEVYAAMGVTTNPIPVKAALRLLGHNVGGLRLPLVEADEQELAVVRAALDRLGLLATASA is encoded by the coding sequence ATGTCAGGGCTGGGAGCAATTCTCACTGCGATGGTCACGCCGTTCGACGCGCAGCTGCGTGTCGACGAGGACGCCACCGTCGCACTCATGAACCACCTCGTCGCGCACGGCTCGGACGGGTTGGTCCTCTGCGGGACCACCGGCGAGACCGCGACGCTCACCGACACGGAGCATCTCCGCGTCATCGAGCTGGGCGTGGAGGCGATGAAGGGCCGCGCGTCGATCGTCGCCGGCGTCGGCTCCAACGACACGCGCCACGCGGTCCATCTGACCGAGCGCGCGACGGAGCTGGGCGCGGACGCGCTCCTGCACGTGACGCCGTACTACGTGCGGCCGAACCGGCGCGGGATCGTGCGCCACTTCGAGGAGTGCGCGAAGGCGACCGACAAGCCGATCGTCGTCTACAACATCCCCGCGCGCACCGGCACCGACATGCCGAACGACCTGCTCGCCGAGCTGGCGCAGATCGACAACGTCGTCGCGGTCAAGCAGGCGAACCCCGACAACCTCGCGCCGGTCGACGGCCTCGAGATCTACGCCGGCAACGACGACATGCTCTGCGACGTGCTGGAGATGGGGGGCGCCGGCGGCATCCTCGTCGCCAGCCACGTCGTCGGCCCGCAGATGCGCCGCCTCGTCGACGAGCCGGCGCGCCGCCGCGAGCTGGACGCCGAGCTGCACGAGGTCTACGCCGCGATGGGCGTGACGACCAATCCGATCCCGGTCAAGGCGGCGCTGAGACTGCTCGGCCACAACGTCGGCGGACTGCGGCTCCCGCTGGTCGAGGCCGATGAGCAGGAGCTGGCCGTCGTGCGCGCCGCGCTCGACCGCCTCGGCCTGCTTGCGACGGCGTCGGCGTGA